The window AGTTAGCCTTAACAGATTGGGATACAATGGAAACTTCTGGTGATTATCAGAGATTTATTATAAAAAACGGCATAAGATATTCTCATATTCTTAATCCTCGGACTGGATGGCAACCTAGGGAGGTTGCTAGCGTGACCATGGTCAATAATAGTTCAACCTATGGTGATATATTGAGTAAACCTATTTTTGTATTAGGTGTTGAGAAAGGATTAGAAATATTAAAGCAGTTTCCTGGTAATGAGGCTGTAATTGTAACTATGGAGGGAAAAGTTATTGTTACACCTGGTCTTGAGGGCAAGATTGAATTACCATTAGAGTCAGATAAAAAGCAATTGGAAACTAAGCCTTAGCTTACTTGGAAGGTGGAGTATGAAATACTGTGAATAAGAATAAATTGCCCAGTTGGTTAACAGCTACCTCCTATGCTAAGTTGCCAATTGTACAGTCATCTTGGCATAGGAAGGATTATCTAGAAAAAACTCTAGACAATATTAGTCAAGTAATGGCTGAAGATATGTATCAAGATGGCATTGCTAGTCGTTCTAGAGTTTTGCAAAGAATTCATCCAATCATAAAAATTATTGGGTGCACGGCATTACTTATTTTAGCTGCCATGTCCCATAGTTTTTTATTCTTAGTCGGCATTCATCTTTTAACCATAGCTATGCTATTAATGTCTGGTATTAGTATGCTTGATTATATAAAACGGGTATGGATACCCGCTTTTATTTTTTCTGGTATTATGATGTTACCAGCAATAAGCAGTTGGATAACACCTGGAGATGAATTGCTGGTTATTTATCGTTCGTGGTATTGGCATATAGGTAGATTTTCTTTGCCTGAGGAAATGATAATAACTAAGCAGGGGGTAAGAGCGGCCAGTTTTGTGTTTATGCGAACTGCGACATCTTTAGCGATTATGGTCGCTCTTGTGAAAACTACACAATGGAACATTTTAACCAAATCTTTAGGTAAATTAGGTGTACCTAGTGTGTTTGTAATGGTACTTGATTTAACGTATCGCTATTTATTCTTATTTTTATTGTTGTTAAGTGATTTTATTTTCGGACGAAAAAGTCGTTTAGTAGGTAAAGAGGGGCCACTGAGCCAATGGGAATGGATTGGTGGAGCAGTAGGCGGATTTTTTCGTATGTCCTTAGAATATAGTGGAGAAGTGTCAGCAGCTATGATTGCTCGTGGATATAATGGAGAAAATAAACAAAGGTTAGATAAATCTATTCGCTTATTGGATCTCTGCTTCTTGTGCGTAATTCTAGGCTTATGTATTTTATCTGAGATGCTGTAAAGTAATTACTAAGACGCCTTTTGTACATGGCAATGTGAGGGAGCTGAAGGCTATTGTTATTTAAGTTAAAAAATATAAGATATTGTTACCGAAGAGAAAAAGCGGCAATAGATGGGGTTTCTTTAGAAATTGATGCAGGAGAACAGATTGTGTTACTTGGACCAAACGGGTGCGGTAAATCTACTTTGCAGAAGGTAATCGCAGGATTAATCTTTCCGAGCCAAGGAGAGTTCTGGGCTTACGATACTAAAATAACAAAGCAGAAGATGCAGGATAAAAACTTTGCAGCTGCATATCGACAAAAAATTGGATTCGTTTTTCAAAATTCAGATGTACAGCTTTTTTGTGCTAGCGTGTTAGATGAGGTTATGTTTGGTCCGTTGGCCATGGGACTTTCCTTTGACAAAGCAAAGAAGCAGGCTGAAGAGATCTTGGATTGTATTGGTATTACTTCATTGAAAGACCGATTACCTCATCACTTAAGTGGTGGAGAAAAGAAAAAGGTCGCCTTCGCCGCCGTGCTAGCTGTAAATCCAGAAGTATTAATTTTAGACGAACCAACAAATGGTCTTGACCCAAAAACTCAACGATGGATGAGAGGCATGCTTCGTCAGTTAAATGAATCTGGTAAAACGATTATTATTGCGACCCACCAGCTTGAATTAGTCCCAGACTTAGCAAGGCGAGTCGTTGTAATTGGTGATGGGCATAAAATAATGGCCGATAATAAACCAGCCATTATTTTAGCAAATCAGGAGTTACTATTAGCCGCAAATATTATTGATCAAGACCAACATGTACATTTACACGGACAGTTACAACACGTGCATGTACATCGCCATGAATAGAATTAGGAGAATGATGTGGTAATGAATGAGTTATGTAACGAACTTTCAGCTGCCTTAGCAGTTGCTATCAACAATAAAGACGGCTACAATGATTACTTTTCTGCATCTGTTTTGGTGCCATTAGTCTGGGATAATGGTGAAATTTCCGTGCTATTCGAAGTCAGATCCACCCAATTGTCCTGGCAACCTGGGGAGATCTGTTTTCCAGGTGGTCGCATTGAGAACGGCGATAAAAATCCCCTCTTTGCAGCTGTACGTGAAACTCAAGAAGAACTCGCCCTGTCTAAGGAAGATATACAGGTTTTAGGTCCACTTGAGGAAATACTTAGTCCCATTGGAGTTCGCCTACATCCCTATGTAGGATACCTTTCTCCTAAGCAATCAATTACCCCTAATGCAGGTGAGGTCGCAGAAGTCTTTACTGTGCCTTTGGAATATCTTATAAACTATGATCCTATTATTGGACACATGGAAATGGGTACTAGACCCTTAGAAGATTTTCCTTTTGCTTTAGTACCAGGGTATTCACAGGAGTGGCGGGTTCGCAAGAAGTATCAAGTATTATTTTATAAATATAAAGAGTATGTTATCTGGGGATTGACGGCGCAAGTCTTAAAACGGTTTTTGGATGTATGTAAAAAAATAGGCAGTGAGGATAAATAAAAATCCCCCTTATTATAAGGGGGATTTGTTTAGTTACTTTTTAGAAACTTTCAGCGATACGCCAGGCCTGTCCATGAATTACTTGGTTGTAGATCTCAGTAATGGTTTGAAATATGGTAGATCGTTTTACAGTTTGTTTTTTAGTAAGTAGGGAAAATTTAAACCAGTGACCTTCTCGGGAAAGCTGATAAATGGTGTTGTTGATTTCTAGACGAATGGCCTTACTAGGGGCTTTGCCTAAGGCATCCTCAAGCATTTTTACAGCATAGCCGTCAAGTGGAGGCATGGCAGTTATTACAGTTTCCTTTTTCAATATCAACACACTCCCTTTACTACTTGAATGAAATGTAGTTGCAAGCATTATACCACTTAGTGAAGAAAAAGTGTAATGGCTTTTTGGTAAAAAAATAGGGATAATTGGCTTTGTAACCTATTAACAGATAAGTGGCTACTTTATTTGCAAAATTCTGTTTTATTTTTGAAAAAAGAATCATTCAGAAAAAGCTTCAATAATTGTGTACAAAATACAGAAAATAACAGCAAAATGGTAGATTTTTCATGTTATAGCTGGTATACTAAAGTAGTTTTAAAGGGTGTATCCCATCGGGAAACATTAAGATAAAAAGGGGAGGAATTACATTGGAGAAAAACAAAAAGGGTATAGGGTTAACTACTCAAATTTTTATTGCTCTTGTTTTAGGTGTTGTTTTCGGCTATGTTTTCCCTACGTATGGACAAGCATTAAAGCCAGTTGGTGATGCATTTATTCGTATGATTAAGATGATCGTTGTACCTCTGATTTTTAGTTCTTTAATTATGGGGATTGCAGGAACTGGTGACTTTAAAAAATTGGGACGCTTAGGGGCTAAAGCAATTATTTGGTTTGAACTTGCAACTACATTGGCTTTGTTTGTTGGTTTACTTGTTGCAAATACTTTCCAACCTGGTGTAGGTGTCGCTCTTGCAACTGGTGCTGATGTTAGCGCAGCTGCCGCAGCAGCGAAGAAAACAATTAGTATGGTAGATATGCTCGTTAATATTGTACCTACTAATGTTGTTGATGCCATGGGCCGTGGCGATATGCTCCAAATCATTTTATTCTCTACATTCTTTGGCGTAGCAGCCGCCCATTTGGGAGCAAAAGGCAAGCCAGTTGTTGACCTTGCGATCAGTGTTGCGGAGATTATGTTTAAATTTACATGGTATGTAATGAAATTAGCTCCTCTTGGTGTATTTGCTTTAATTTCATTTACCGTTGGTAAATTTGGTTTGGGTATGTTGATTCCGTTGGCAAAACTTATCGGATCGCTTTATTTTGCCTTAGTATTGTTTATCATTTTACTGCTAGCTTGTGCATCTCTCATAATTCGGATGAATTTCTTCCAGTTATTAAGAGCAATTAAGGAACCAATTTTGATTGCTTTCTCCACAGCTTCTAGCGAAGCAGCATTACCGATTGCAATGGAGAAGTTAGAGAAGTTCGGTGTACCTAAGCATATTGTAACTTTTGTATTGCCTACTGGGTATACTTTTAATCTAGATGGTTCTACGTTATATAGTGCGTTGGCAGTTATATTTATTGCTCAAGTATATAATATTGATTTCCCGCTT is drawn from Pelosinus sp. IPA-1 and contains these coding sequences:
- the cbiQ gene encoding cobalt ECF transporter T component CbiQ, which produces MNKNKLPSWLTATSYAKLPIVQSSWHRKDYLEKTLDNISQVMAEDMYQDGIASRSRVLQRIHPIIKIIGCTALLILAAMSHSFLFLVGIHLLTIAMLLMSGISMLDYIKRVWIPAFIFSGIMMLPAISSWITPGDELLVIYRSWYWHIGRFSLPEEMIITKQGVRAASFVFMRTATSLAIMVALVKTTQWNILTKSLGKLGVPSVFVMVLDLTYRYLFLFLLLLSDFIFGRKSRLVGKEGPLSQWEWIGGAVGGFFRMSLEYSGEVSAAMIARGYNGENKQRLDKSIRLLDLCFLCVILGLCILSEML
- a CDS encoding ABC transporter ATP-binding protein; this translates as MLFKLKNIRYCYRREKAAIDGVSLEIDAGEQIVLLGPNGCGKSTLQKVIAGLIFPSQGEFWAYDTKITKQKMQDKNFAAAYRQKIGFVFQNSDVQLFCASVLDEVMFGPLAMGLSFDKAKKQAEEILDCIGITSLKDRLPHHLSGGEKKKVAFAAVLAVNPEVLILDEPTNGLDPKTQRWMRGMLRQLNESGKTIIIATHQLELVPDLARRVVVIGDGHKIMADNKPAIILANQELLLAANIIDQDQHVHLHGQLQHVHVHRHE
- a CDS encoding CoA pyrophosphatase codes for the protein MNELCNELSAALAVAINNKDGYNDYFSASVLVPLVWDNGEISVLFEVRSTQLSWQPGEICFPGGRIENGDKNPLFAAVRETQEELALSKEDIQVLGPLEEILSPIGVRLHPYVGYLSPKQSITPNAGEVAEVFTVPLEYLINYDPIIGHMEMGTRPLEDFPFALVPGYSQEWRVRKKYQVLFYKYKEYVIWGLTAQVLKRFLDVCKKIGSEDK
- a CDS encoding cation:dicarboxylase symporter family transporter, whose amino-acid sequence is MEKNKKGIGLTTQIFIALVLGVVFGYVFPTYGQALKPVGDAFIRMIKMIVVPLIFSSLIMGIAGTGDFKKLGRLGAKAIIWFELATTLALFVGLLVANTFQPGVGVALATGADVSAAAAAAKKTISMVDMLVNIVPTNVVDAMGRGDMLQIILFSTFFGVAAAHLGAKGKPVVDLAISVAEIMFKFTWYVMKLAPLGVFALISFTVGKFGLGMLIPLAKLIGSLYFALVLFIILLLACASLIIRMNFFQLLRAIKEPILIAFSTASSEAALPIAMEKLEKFGVPKHIVTFVLPTGYTFNLDGSTLYSALAVIFIAQVYNIDFPLSTQLVMLVTLMMSTKGIAAVPGASLIVIAGTAAAFGLPVEGIGIILGVDRILDMARTACNLIGNCVAAVVVARWENELPDEVLQVAYAKNYDE